The Verrucomicrobium spinosum DSM 4136 = JCM 18804 genome includes a region encoding these proteins:
- the vccB gene encoding Verru_Chthon cassette protein B translates to MKLILPPSKKKLHCRGFSLVETTIAVGIAATVLVALVGLIPVSLDTLREASNTTASARIVQSISSDYRMRDWSDVLQQQQQGGQQDYTFDAQGTRVRSGDTSAIFTARVSVTDAKPLPGMASSNPRLKALQILVTSSPDPDLAFQKPATCMRAQTLLAQTGKTASAAAVASN, encoded by the coding sequence ATGAAACTGATCCTGCCACCCTCCAAGAAAAAACTACATTGTCGCGGCTTCTCCCTGGTGGAGACCACCATCGCCGTAGGCATCGCCGCCACCGTGCTTGTCGCCCTGGTGGGACTGATCCCCGTGTCCCTGGACACGCTGCGTGAGGCCTCCAACACCACCGCTTCCGCCAGGATCGTGCAGTCTATTTCCTCGGACTACCGCATGCGGGACTGGAGTGATGTGCTCCAGCAGCAGCAGCAGGGGGGGCAGCAGGACTACACCTTCGATGCACAAGGCACGCGGGTGAGGTCGGGTGACACCAGCGCCATCTTCACCGCACGCGTGTCAGTGACGGATGCGAAACCGCTGCCTGGCATGGCTTCCTCGAACCCAAGGTTGAAGGCTTTGCAGATCCTGGTCACCAGCAGCCCAGATCCTGACCTGGCCTTTCAAAAACCCGCCACCTGCATGCGTGCGCAGACCCTCCTTGCCCAGACCGGCAAGACGGCCAGTGCTGCGGCTGTGGCTTCCAACTAA